From a region of the Candidatus Brocadia sp. genome:
- a CDS encoding RAMP superfamily CRISPR-associated protein → MSKTDDKIDIKLTFLEPYRMVNWLENGLRMTDPRYLRGLSFARWHRNKNGKAGRPYITGTLLRSAVIRAAEELLSLNLGKWGKQLCCPGQFETEREMRKNKTFLRRRPTPAWSAETKKEICTTHGSACAFCLLLGRRLHGGKEDVNEDAPGSCRKPVGFGNLSLPFQPTKRQIQDVCKERVLNRVDFRTGKAQDYFRVFEIDHEDWGVYTGEITITEPRVQEMLEASLKFVDTLCGALCRIEIVGSADETKRTTSSKEGCPASTTTRDCSSSENDDTSPEDPVREDLKKIAHVIANAFQNSGNREKVHALADAIRAMRLEESSIINTLPKGKSEKTTEQIEVNKHYLWDEIPVNDTSVRHILIEQWRRWQSKKDDPEWWKFCDFLGECLYKEYKKLTSGIQSRARVMGETEYYGALGMPDKVIPLLKSDKTKEWILVGSLKAETPFFFGLETEQTEEVEHTSLRLVMDKKGRFRIPRSVLRGALRRDMRIAFDSGCDVKLGSPLPCDCSVCQVMRSITIKDSRSEAGKLPQIRHRIRLNPFSGTVDEGALFDIEVAPEGVIFPFVMRYRGEEFPPALLSVIRYWQDGKAWLGGEGATGKGRFALAKDLKMYEWKLEDKSLHAYIDTYGHRGNEHAIGTGQGIDGFRSGSLSDLLSDISKESFRDPLASYHNYLDKRWIKVGYQITIGAPLLSADPIGALLDPNNVDAIVFEKMKLDGDQVKYLPAIKGETIRGIVRTALGKRNNLLAKNDHDDCTCSLCAIFGNENETGKIRFEDLEVYDKDIAKKIDHVAIDRFTGGARDQMKFDTLPLIGSPERPLRLKGLFWMRRDVSPDEKARILLAFLEIREGLYPIGGKTGSGYGWVSDLEFDGDAPEAFKEMNSKRGKQASFKEKISFRYPSGAPKHIQNLKATSFYYPHYFLEPGSKVIREQKMIGHEQYYESYPSGASGEKLLSGRIICSMTTHTPLIVPDTGVIKDPENKHATYDFFQMNNAIMIPGSEIRGMISAVYEAMTNSCFRIFHEKQYLTRRISPEDKELREFIPGIVRIINGDVYIEKAEREYRLPLYDDVHIITNYEELEYEKYIKKNPGREQKIKNAHRFNKNIARIAESNRNYLCSLDRAVRREILSGRKKVNFRLVKVNDNKNPDKEAVELCKTGPLEGLVKFSGLNAVNISNLRPGTAEEGFDAKWDMWSLNIILNRMDVRNSQKKEYPRPALHFNHDGKEYTIPKRCERVFVRAEAGKRAETEGSYKVPRKVQEQYQNILRDYESNIGHIDNTFRTLIENCGLNNGSLVYFKPDNSRKEVVAITPVKISRKTDRLPQGDRFPHTSSDLRPCVRDCLDTEGDIRMLENSPFKRLFHIHPEGLCPACQLFGTTNYRGRVRFGFASLSDGPKWFRKDEGNETCHITLPLLERPRPTWSMPDDTSTIPGRKFYVHHMGYETVKKNQRTLVKTENNRTVKALDKENEFTFEVFFENLREWELGLLLHCLELEPEMGHKLGMGKPLGFGSVKIRIDKLQKCVVNVKDGCVLWEPEEDKIQHYIAKGLGKLTTWFGKEWDRLEHIQGLRSLQRLLPLNENLTVKYPALNNESDGAESGYTYEELSKTRESEGKAKKIQGRIRDLKTPWKEIAQKVKH, encoded by the coding sequence ATGTCTAAAACAGATGATAAAATAGATATCAAACTCACGTTTCTCGAACCATACCGCATGGTAAATTGGTTAGAAAATGGTTTGAGAATGACCGATCCAAGATACCTGCGAGGTCTCTCTTTTGCCCGGTGGCATCGGAATAAAAATGGCAAGGCGGGAAGGCCGTATATTACGGGTACGCTTTTGCGGTCGGCAGTCATTCGGGCGGCTGAGGAGTTGTTGTCACTCAATTTGGGTAAGTGGGGTAAACAACTGTGTTGCCCGGGGCAGTTTGAAACAGAAAGGGAAATGAGGAAAAACAAGACTTTTCTCAGGCGAAGGCCCACCCCTGCCTGGTCTGCCGAAACAAAAAAAGAAATCTGCACTACCCATGGGAGCGCATGCGCATTCTGTCTCCTCCTGGGAAGAAGATTGCATGGAGGAAAAGAGGATGTCAATGAGGATGCCCCTGGAAGCTGTCGTAAACCCGTGGGTTTCGGCAATCTCAGCCTTCCATTTCAGCCCACAAAACGACAAATACAGGATGTCTGCAAAGAGCGCGTTTTAAACAGGGTTGACTTTCGTACCGGCAAAGCGCAGGACTATTTCAGGGTTTTTGAGATTGATCACGAAGATTGGGGTGTTTACACCGGCGAGATAACCATAACAGAGCCACGCGTACAAGAGATGCTTGAAGCGTCTCTTAAATTTGTTGATACCTTATGTGGCGCCCTGTGCAGGATTGAGATTGTCGGGAGCGCCGATGAAACGAAAAGAACTACATCATCAAAAGAAGGGTGTCCTGCCTCCACTACCACCAGAGATTGCTCGTCTTCAGAAAACGATGATACCAGTCCGGAGGATCCTGTACGTGAGGATTTGAAAAAAATAGCTCATGTCATAGCGAATGCCTTTCAAAATAGCGGTAACAGGGAAAAGGTACACGCCCTTGCTGACGCAATAAGGGCCATGCGGTTAGAAGAGAGCTCTATTATCAATACCTTGCCTAAAGGGAAGTCAGAAAAAACAACAGAGCAGATTGAGGTAAATAAGCATTACTTGTGGGACGAAATACCGGTTAATGACACGTCAGTAAGGCATATATTAATAGAACAATGGAGGCGGTGGCAGTCAAAGAAGGATGATCCCGAATGGTGGAAATTTTGTGATTTTTTGGGAGAGTGCCTTTACAAGGAATACAAGAAGTTAACGTCAGGCATTCAATCAAGGGCGCGGGTAATGGGTGAGACGGAATATTACGGCGCGCTGGGTATGCCCGACAAGGTAATCCCGCTTCTTAAAAGCGACAAAACGAAGGAATGGATTCTTGTCGGAAGCCTGAAGGCAGAGACCCCGTTCTTTTTTGGGTTAGAGACGGAGCAAACAGAAGAGGTTGAACATACCAGCCTGCGGTTGGTAATGGACAAAAAGGGCCGGTTTCGCATTCCCCGCTCCGTTCTGAGAGGGGCATTGCGGCGTGATATGCGTATTGCATTTGACAGCGGTTGCGACGTCAAACTTGGCAGTCCTCTCCCCTGTGATTGTTCGGTGTGTCAGGTTATGAGAAGTATTACAATAAAGGACTCCCGGAGCGAAGCGGGCAAGCTGCCCCAGATTCGGCACCGGATCAGGCTCAACCCCTTTAGCGGTACGGTTGATGAAGGAGCCCTCTTCGATATTGAAGTAGCGCCTGAAGGAGTTATATTCCCCTTTGTGATGCGCTACCGGGGAGAGGAATTTCCGCCCGCTCTGTTGAGTGTTATCAGATACTGGCAGGATGGTAAGGCGTGGCTGGGGGGCGAAGGCGCTACCGGGAAGGGGCGTTTTGCCCTCGCCAAAGACCTCAAAATGTATGAGTGGAAGCTCGAAGATAAATCTTTGCATGCATATATTGATACGTATGGCCACAGAGGAAATGAACATGCAATAGGAACCGGGCAGGGCATCGATGGTTTCCGGTCGGGTTCCCTGTCTGATTTATTGTCTGACATATCAAAAGAAAGTTTCCGCGATCCCCTTGCATCTTACCACAACTATCTTGACAAGCGATGGATTAAGGTTGGTTATCAAATAACCATAGGTGCGCCGTTGCTTTCTGCGGATCCCATCGGCGCCTTGCTTGACCCAAACAACGTGGACGCCATCGTATTTGAAAAGATGAAGCTGGATGGCGATCAGGTGAAATATCTTCCGGCGATAAAGGGAGAAACGATTCGGGGTATTGTCAGGACTGCCCTGGGGAAAAGAAATAACCTTCTAGCGAAGAATGATCATGATGACTGCACTTGCTCCCTGTGCGCCATCTTTGGAAATGAAAACGAAACAGGCAAAATCCGCTTTGAGGATCTGGAGGTATATGATAAAGACATTGCGAAAAAAATCGATCACGTCGCGATTGACCGGTTTACCGGCGGCGCAAGGGATCAGATGAAATTTGACACCCTGCCGCTTATCGGCAGCCCTGAACGTCCCCTCAGACTGAAAGGCCTCTTTTGGATGCGAAGGGATGTGTCGCCGGATGAGAAGGCCAGGATTTTGCTGGCATTTCTGGAAATTCGGGAAGGTCTCTATCCCATTGGCGGAAAAACAGGGTCGGGGTATGGTTGGGTATCAGACCTGGAATTTGATGGCGATGCACCGGAAGCGTTCAAAGAGATGAACTCGAAAAGGGGCAAACAAGCATCTTTCAAAGAAAAGATTTCCTTCCGGTATCCCTCCGGAGCGCCGAAGCATATCCAAAATCTCAAAGCGACGTCTTTCTATTATCCGCACTACTTTCTTGAGCCAGGGAGCAAGGTGATAAGAGAACAAAAGATGATTGGGCATGAGCAGTATTATGAGTCGTATCCATCCGGCGCTTCTGGGGAAAAGCTTTTGTCTGGCAGGATAATCTGTAGCATGACCACCCATACCCCTCTTATTGTACCCGATACCGGAGTAATAAAAGATCCTGAAAATAAACACGCAACGTATGATTTTTTTCAGATGAACAATGCGATAATGATCCCTGGTTCAGAGATACGCGGCATGATAAGCGCCGTGTATGAAGCAATGACAAATTCCTGTTTTCGCATCTTCCACGAGAAGCAATATCTGACGAGAAGAATCTCTCCCGAAGATAAAGAATTGAGAGAATTCATCCCGGGGATAGTCAGGATAATAAACGGAGACGTGTATATTGAAAAGGCAGAAAGGGAGTACCGCCTGCCTCTCTATGATGATGTGCATATCATTACGAATTATGAAGAGCTGGAATATGAAAAATATATTAAGAAAAACCCTGGCCGGGAGCAAAAGATAAAGAATGCCCATCGCTTCAATAAAAACATAGCGCGTATTGCAGAATCCAACAGAAACTATTTATGCTCTCTGGATCGCGCCGTTCGGCGTGAAATCTTATCGGGCAGGAAAAAAGTGAATTTCCGGTTGGTGAAGGTAAACGATAATAAAAATCCGGATAAAGAAGCTGTTGAGTTATGCAAGACCGGGCCATTAGAGGGCCTTGTGAAATTCAGCGGTTTGAACGCAGTAAACATATCAAACCTGCGTCCCGGAACAGCAGAGGAGGGATTTGATGCCAAATGGGATATGTGGTCGTTAAATATTATTCTGAATCGTATGGATGTGCGAAACAGCCAAAAGAAGGAATATCCAAGGCCAGCGTTACATTTTAATCACGATGGCAAGGAGTACACTATTCCTAAACGATGTGAAAGGGTCTTTGTGAGGGCAGAAGCAGGGAAAAGGGCTGAGACGGAGGGTTCTTATAAAGTGCCCCGTAAGGTGCAGGAACAGTACCAAAATATCCTGCGTGATTACGAGTCTAACATTGGCCATATCGATAATACGTTCAGAACGTTGATTGAAAACTGTGGCCTGAACAATGGGAGCCTGGTATATTTTAAACCTGATAACAGTCGTAAGGAAGTAGTGGCAATAACCCCGGTAAAAATATCCCGGAAAACCGACCGCCTGCCCCAGGGAGACAGATTTCCACACACCTCTTCAGACCTCCGGCCATGCGTAAGGGATTGCCTGGATACCGAGGGCGATATTCGCATGCTTGAGAATTCACCTTTCAAAAGACTCTTCCATATACATCCCGAAGGTCTGTGTCCTGCATGTCAATTGTTTGGCACAACGAACTACCGGGGCAGGGTTCGCTTCGGTTTTGCCAGTTTGAGTGATGGCCCAAAATGGTTCAGGAAAGACGAGGGTAACGAAACGTGTCATATAACCCTGCCCTTGCTGGAAAGACCGCGACCCACCTGGTCAATGCCGGATGATACCAGCACGATTCCGGGGAGAAAGTTTTATGTGCATCATATGGGCTATGAAACCGTGAAGAAAAATCAGCGGACTCTTGTAAAAACGGAGAATAACCGCACCGTAAAGGCATTAGACAAAGAGAATGAATTTACCTTTGAAGTTTTTTTCGAAAATCTGAGAGAGTGGGAATTGGGGCTTCTCTTACATTGTCTGGAACTTGAACCGGAGATGGGACATAAGCTTGGTATGGGTAAACCGCTCGGATTTGGAAGTGTGAAGATACGGATAGACAAATTACAGAAGTGTGTCGTAAACGTAAAAGACGGTTGCGTTTTGTGGGAACCGGAAGAAGATAAGATTCAGCATTATATTGCCAAAGGCCTGGGAAAATTAACAACGTGGTTTGGGAAAGAGTGGGATCGTCTCGAACATATCCAGGGGCTGCGCTCACTGCAGAGACTTCTCCCCCTGAACGAAAATCTCACCGTAAAATATCCTGCTCTCAATAACGAAAGCGATGGCGCTGAATCAGGCTACACCTATGAAGAACTTTCCAAAACAAGAGAATCAGAAGGGAAAGCGAAGAAAATTCAGGGGAGAATACGCGACCTCAAAACCCCCTGGAAAGAGATAGCTCAAAAGGTGAAGCATTGA